One genomic window of Tissierellales bacterium includes the following:
- a CDS encoding DNA methyltransferase, translating to MQNTKVKLYNDHFQNYKRYNIPRAQLVIADIPYNLGNNAYASSTEWYVDGDNTKGESDKAGKQFFNTDTNFNIAEYMHFCSKLLKKEPKQRNQAPAMIVFCAFEQMQMIINYGKKYGFNGHYPLFFIKNYSSQVLKANMRIVGATEHADVLYRDKLPKFNNNGKMIFNWMKWEKDNSVPKIHPTQKPIPVLKRLISIFTDEGDVVIDPVAGSGTTLKATAEMNRHAYGFEIDRQFYRNAKER from the coding sequence TTGCAGAATACAAAAGTTAAACTATACAATGACCACTTTCAAAATTACAAAAGATACAACATACCAAGGGCTCAACTAGTTATAGCAGATATTCCCTACAACCTAGGTAACAACGCGTATGCAAGCAGTACAGAATGGTATGTTGACGGTGATAACACAAAAGGTGAAAGTGATAAAGCTGGGAAACAATTTTTTAATACTGATACCAATTTTAATATAGCAGAGTATATGCACTTTTGTAGCAAATTACTAAAAAAAGAGCCAAAACAACGAAACCAAGCTCCAGCAATGATAGTTTTCTGTGCCTTTGAACAAATGCAAATGATTATAAATTATGGTAAAAAATACGGGTTTAATGGGCATTATCCATTGTTCTTTATAAAAAATTATAGCTCACAAGTGTTAAAAGCAAACATGAGAATAGTAGGAGCAACAGAACATGCAGACGTATTATATAGAGATAAACTGCCTAAATTTAATAATAACGGGAAGATGATATTTAACTGGATGAAATGGGAGAAAGACAATTCGGTCCCTAAAATTCATCCGACGCAAAAACCTATTCCCGTGTTAAAAAGATTGATAAGTATATTTACTGACGAAGGTGATGTAGTGATAGACCCTGTAGCTGGTAGTGGAACGACCTTAAAAGCAACAGCAGAAATGAATAGACATGCATATGGGTTTGAAATAGATAGGCAATTTTATCGAAATGCAAAAGAAAGGA
- a CDS encoding single-stranded DNA-binding protein translates to MNNVTLIGRLTKDPELKFLQGTGTAVTNFTLAIDKELSKDKKQEMESQGKPTADFINIVVWGRMAETSAQYLKKGRRTAVQGRLQSRTYEDKNGVKRYVTEVVAERVEFIDWGDDNEQDDSIDGFKPINNDDIPF, encoded by the coding sequence ATGAATAACGTTACATTAATTGGAAGATTAACAAAAGACCCAGAACTAAAGTTTTTACAAGGGACTGGAACAGCAGTAACAAATTTTACACTAGCTATAGATAAAGAACTAAGCAAAGATAAAAAACAAGAAATGGAGTCGCAAGGTAAACCGACAGCAGACTTTATAAATATAGTAGTTTGGGGAAGAATGGCTGAAACATCTGCACAATATTTAAAAAAAGGAAGAAGAACAGCAGTACAAGGAAGATTGCAATCAAGAACCTATGAGGATAAAAATGGTGTTAAAAGATATGTAACAGAAGTAGTAGCAGAAAGAGTTGAGTTCATAGACTGGGGAGACGATAACGAGCAAGATGACAGTATAGATGGGTTTAAACCTATAAACAACGATGATATACCATTTTAG